A genomic region of Polynucleobacter necessarius contains the following coding sequences:
- a CDS encoding TolC family protein — translation MNAAEASLRSAEATRLAFEIETISKVQQRYYELMRRKAEEKAAEEDLSLTKQIRDRMQVRYDVGETARFELIRVQTEFLNAQIAAESSKLRVEQARSALRQVVGHVLPDNYVVVVEQPKIETLPPLTTLLAEIQSQSPELQKAKADVEASESRLSFEKNSRLPRLAFKASQYNDPNFTDRLYGLQVSIPIWDFKGGQVAEAEANASKVRNQLNAQSQSLDQQLETAYKLYQMASYQLKVLDQEVVQLAASAQRIAEVSYRYGERGMLEYLDAQRTFRAARNDLIRARFDLASVTTEIQRLRANPDWLVKIESGKQ, via the coding sequence GTGAATGCTGCAGAGGCGAGTTTGCGCTCTGCAGAAGCAACGCGTCTAGCTTTTGAGATTGAAACTATTTCAAAAGTACAGCAGCGCTACTACGAGTTAATGCGTCGTAAGGCTGAGGAAAAGGCGGCAGAAGAAGACTTAAGTTTGACAAAACAAATTCGTGATCGCATGCAAGTTCGTTATGACGTTGGCGAGACGGCGCGCTTTGAATTGATTCGAGTGCAGACAGAGTTTTTGAATGCTCAAATTGCAGCTGAATCTAGCAAGTTAAGAGTAGAGCAGGCTCGCAGCGCTCTACGTCAGGTCGTTGGCCACGTATTGCCAGATAACTATGTGGTTGTTGTGGAGCAGCCCAAGATTGAAACCCTGCCCCCATTGACAACCTTATTGGCAGAAATTCAGTCGCAAAGCCCTGAGTTGCAAAAGGCAAAAGCTGATGTTGAGGCTAGCGAATCAAGATTAAGTTTCGAGAAAAACTCCCGTTTGCCACGCTTAGCGTTTAAGGCTTCGCAGTACAACGATCCAAACTTTACCGATCGGCTTTATGGTTTGCAGGTGAGTATTCCCATCTGGGACTTTAAGGGCGGTCAAGTAGCTGAAGCAGAAGCGAATGCATCGAAGGTCAGGAATCAGTTGAATGCGCAAAGTCAAAGCCTAGATCAGCAACTTGAAACCGCTTACAAACTCTACCAAATGGCCAGCTATCAGCTCAAAGTTTTAGATCAAGAAGTGGTGCAGCTTGCGGCAAGCGCACAAAGGATTGCGGAAGTTTCTTATCGTTATGGTGAGCGAGGCATGCTCGAGTATCTGGATGCTCAAAGAACATTTAGGGCTGCCAGAAACGATTTGATTCGAGCCAGATTTGATTTGGCTTCTGTGACTACGGAAATTCAGAGATTAAGAGCAAACCCAGATTGGCTTGTCAAGATAGAAAGTGGAAAGCAATGA
- a CDS encoding universal stress protein, whose product MLPERQSYNLGDKSMNKILIPVDDSSNTLLALKHAVNTYGKNPATEFHICNVQPGMYRHISKFINKNTIYEWQAERAKLAAKTAADFLERAGVNFSFNYVCGDKGEALRDEASRLGCSRIVIGSAKKNTLMRLFENSTTAKLLETSNIPVEVVTGRSVSAMERWGIPAIGAGAATALMAAIID is encoded by the coding sequence ATGCTGCCTGAAAGGCAGTCTTATAACCTAGGAGATAAATCCATGAACAAAATACTTATCCCAGTTGATGATTCTAGTAATACTTTATTGGCTTTAAAGCATGCGGTGAACACTTACGGTAAAAATCCTGCAACTGAATTTCATATCTGCAATGTGCAGCCCGGAATGTATAGGCATATCAGCAAATTCATTAATAAAAATACTATTTATGAATGGCAGGCGGAGCGCGCAAAACTGGCTGCGAAGACTGCCGCAGATTTTCTGGAGAGAGCTGGCGTCAACTTTTCATTTAACTATGTTTGTGGCGATAAAGGGGAAGCGTTGCGTGATGAAGCCTCTCGTTTGGGATGCAGTCGCATTGTGATTGGGTCGGCCAAGAAAAATACGCTGATGAGATTATTTGAGAACTCAACAACCGCTAAATTGTTGGAGACCAGCAATATCCCAGTGGAGGTTGTGACTGGCAGGTCCGTATCCGCCATGGAGCGTTGGGGTATTCCTGCCATTGGAGCGGGTGCCGCAACTGCCCTGATGGCGGCAATCATTGATTAG
- a CDS encoding LysR family transcriptional regulator, whose translation MANTYNYRHLYYFWVVAKEGSMSKAAERLDMAIQTISSQVHELEKSLGYLLFKPAGRGIALTESEFAALKIADQIFSIGEKLPEAVRDAAHSPKTKIVVGVSDGLPKLVTRQLLEPILKHKDVQLIAHEGEFEDLLADLALHRLDINFG comes from the coding sequence ATGGCCAATACATATAACTATCGACACCTCTATTACTTCTGGGTAGTAGCCAAAGAAGGCAGTATGTCTAAGGCAGCTGAGCGTCTAGACATGGCCATTCAGACAATCAGTTCGCAAGTTCACGAGCTTGAAAAATCTCTTGGATATTTACTATTTAAGCCCGCTGGACGCGGTATCGCCCTCACGGAATCTGAATTTGCCGCCTTGAAAATTGCAGATCAGATTTTCTCTATCGGCGAAAAACTTCCGGAAGCCGTGAGAGATGCGGCACATTCCCCTAAAACCAAAATTGTTGTTGGGGTATCAGATGGCCTACCCAAGCTAGTGACTCGACAGTTGCTAGAACCTATCCTAAAACACAAAGATGTTCAATTGATTGCCCACGAAGGTGAGTTTGAAGATCTACTGGCAGATTTAGCACTGCATCGGCTAGATATTAATTTTGGCTGA
- a CDS encoding sodium-dependent bicarbonate transport family permease, whose translation MTNFLDPAILFFIFGVFAGSVKSNLEIPPQISRFLSLYLLMALGLKGGFALHKSGFTSEIAFSLGLAVFLAIIIPIIGYLILRRGLNAFDAAAIAATYGSVSAVTFITATQYLDQFDISYGGHMAAAMALMESPAIILAIVLANKARSSQSPSPKAHQATSISKILHESFTDGAQLLLLGSMVVGLVSGDAGQKLMAPFSIDLFKGMLAFFLLDMGLMAARNLKGLKGKPAITLLYALGSPLSHALLALVLCKLIGLPLGNTILLMVLASSASYIAVPAALRHVLPEVNPALYMGMSLGITFPFNIILGIPLYTLLAKQLM comes from the coding sequence ATGACTAATTTCCTTGACCCCGCCATTCTATTTTTCATCTTTGGGGTGTTTGCAGGGAGCGTAAAGTCCAACCTAGAAATACCACCACAAATCTCCAGATTCTTATCGTTATATTTATTAATGGCGCTGGGACTGAAGGGTGGATTTGCGCTACATAAGTCTGGATTTACAAGCGAGATTGCGTTTTCATTGGGTCTTGCAGTTTTTCTAGCCATCATCATCCCAATCATTGGCTACCTCATTCTCAGAAGAGGCTTAAATGCTTTTGATGCAGCCGCAATTGCTGCAACTTACGGATCTGTCAGTGCCGTTACTTTTATTACGGCCACCCAATACTTAGATCAATTTGATATTAGCTACGGTGGTCATATGGCCGCCGCCATGGCACTCATGGAGTCGCCCGCCATTATTCTTGCGATTGTTTTAGCAAATAAAGCTCGGTCCTCTCAATCACCAAGCCCTAAGGCACATCAAGCAACAAGCATCTCAAAAATACTGCATGAGTCATTTACCGATGGTGCGCAATTATTACTGCTAGGGTCCATGGTGGTTGGCCTGGTGAGCGGTGATGCTGGACAAAAATTGATGGCGCCATTCTCGATTGATCTGTTTAAAGGCATGCTAGCGTTCTTCCTGCTAGACATGGGTTTGATGGCCGCCAGAAATTTAAAGGGTCTCAAGGGAAAACCTGCTATCACCTTGCTATACGCGCTGGGCTCACCCCTCTCTCATGCATTGCTTGCTTTGGTGCTTTGCAAATTAATTGGATTGCCACTCGGAAATACTATTTTGCTAATGGTACTGGCATCGAGCGCCTCTTATATTGCCGTTCCTGCAGCATTGCGTCACGTGCTACCCGAAGTAAATCCAGCGCTCTACATGGGGATGTCTCTAGGAATCACCTTCCCCTTCAACATCATTCTAGGTATACCGCTTTACACTTTACTAGCCAAGCAACTCATGTAA
- a CDS encoding VOC family protein — protein MIDHLDHLVLTTAKEAECVDFYTRVLGMKLESFIGGTPPVERKAFKFGNQKINLYIKGKEFEPKADTPTPGSLDLCFIADRPLEMVIEKLAAESWPIIEGPVIRTGATQKINSIYVRDPDQNLIEISELI, from the coding sequence ATGATTGACCATTTAGATCATTTGGTGCTCACCACTGCAAAAGAAGCAGAGTGCGTGGATTTTTATACCCGCGTTCTTGGAATGAAGTTGGAATCTTTTATTGGTGGCACACCACCTGTTGAGCGCAAAGCGTTTAAGTTCGGCAACCAAAAGATCAACCTCTACATCAAAGGTAAGGAATTTGAGCCCAAGGCAGATACTCCGACCCCGGGATCGCTTGATCTCTGTTTTATTGCTGATCGACCTCTAGAAATGGTGATTGAAAAACTGGCCGCAGAATCCTGGCCGATTATTGAAGGTCCAGTAATTCGTACTGGTGCCACACAAAAAATTAACTCGATCTATGTAAGAGATCCAGATCAGAATTTAATTGAAATATCTGAACTCATTTAA